One genomic window of Bacillus sp. S3 includes the following:
- a CDS encoding geobacillin-26 family protein (This protein is homologous to geobacillin 26, a large bacteriocin (245 amino acids) that was found in the thermophile Geobacillus sp. 15, and that has an unknown mechanism of action.): protein MKKKAIESIKVQSASSSLLAHSSGSRFNNYFEYYYYSGNTWFLKVDSSGKTAIENTKNGKNILGFRDSVNSLRSAEIKWLDFAGASATSWVVAIITAPTGFGLAVGTLTAVGLAFLANSYAEDMKAYADDCRFYFLRVLSGWIEDGKYTWYYYDIYGNKTIGWKNIMSKWYYFNSSGVMQFGWLLDGGKWYYLDYLTGAMKTGWLLDGGNWYYLNSPSGNMSNSGWQLIGGKYYYFYSNGVMAVNTTIGGYRVGSDGAWIP from the coding sequence ATGAAGAAAAAAGCTATAGAATCAATTAAGGTACAGAGTGCAAGTTCAAGTTTATTAGCCCATAGTTCTGGTAGTCGTTTTAATAACTATTTTGAATATTATTACTACTCTGGAAACACTTGGTTTTTAAAGGTGGATAGCTCTGGGAAAACTGCCATTGAAAATACTAAGAATGGTAAAAATATCCTTGGATTTCGTGATTCAGTAAATTCACTTAGATCTGCTGAAATTAAATGGTTGGATTTTGCAGGTGCTTCAGCAACGTCATGGGTAGTTGCTATTATAACGGCTCCTACTGGATTTGGACTTGCTGTAGGAACACTTACAGCAGTTGGGTTAGCATTTCTTGCTAATAGTTACGCCGAGGATATGAAGGCCTATGCAGATGATTGCCGGTTTTACTTTTTAAGAGTTTTATCTGGTTGGATAGAGGATGGTAAGTACACCTGGTATTATTATGATATCTATGGTAATAAGACAATAGGTTGGAAAAACATTATGAGTAAATGGTACTATTTTAATTCCTCAGGTGTTATGCAATTTGGTTGGTTGTTGGATGGAGGAAAATGGTATTATTTAGATTATTTAACAGGAGCTATGAAAACAGGGTGGCTTTTAGATGGTGGGAATTGGTATTATCTAAATAGCCCATCAGGCAATATGTCAAATAGTGGATGGCAATTGATAGGTGGTAAATATTACTACTTCTATAGCAATGGAGTAATGGCTGTTAATACAACTATTGGTGGATACCGAGTGGGCTCTGACGGTGCTTGGATCCCTTAA
- a CDS encoding DNA polymerase thumb domain-containing protein has translation MIDYTQFPDRKILCVDMKSFYSSVAAVHRNLDPLTCYLAVVGNTDRSGSVVLAASPALKRDFKIKTGSRLFEIPEDPRIHIVNPQMGLFIRVSTEITKLFYRYVPPTAIHTYSVDESFLDVKGLEKIWGDPETIAKQIQSDINKDFGLPCTVGIGPNMLMAKLALDLESKSAPGGIATWTYDDIPSKLWPISPISEMWGIGPRMEKNLNSMGIFTIGQLAKYDLNLLEKKFGIMGNQLYYHAWGVDLSELGAPIMQKQVSFGKSQILLRDYKNETEIKTVILEMCEEVARRTRNARKVGRTISFGLGYSKDEFGGGFHRSRTIDEPTNVTIDIYKICLELLKEHYRGQTVRQVSISISNLEDDYEMQLSLFDANGWKKRELGYVVDKIRKKFGSASLLRAVSYTAAGTAKHRATLVGGHKG, from the coding sequence ATGATTGACTACACCCAATTTCCAGATAGAAAAATACTTTGTGTTGACATGAAAAGCTTTTATTCCAGTGTGGCAGCTGTCCACCGTAACTTGGACCCTCTTACATGCTATCTAGCTGTAGTTGGCAACACAGACAGGTCAGGAAGTGTTGTTTTAGCTGCTTCCCCTGCACTTAAAAGAGATTTTAAAATTAAAACAGGTTCTCGGCTATTTGAAATTCCTGAAGATCCCAGGATTCATATCGTGAACCCTCAAATGGGCTTATTTATTCGTGTTTCCACTGAAATCACAAAATTGTTTTACCGTTATGTACCTCCAACTGCTATACACACATATTCCGTGGATGAAAGTTTTTTAGATGTAAAAGGACTTGAAAAAATATGGGGGGATCCTGAAACAATCGCAAAACAGATTCAATCGGATATTAATAAAGATTTTGGCTTGCCATGTACTGTAGGGATTGGCCCCAATATGTTGATGGCGAAGCTTGCACTTGATTTAGAATCCAAAAGTGCTCCTGGTGGTATAGCTACGTGGACTTATGATGATATACCATCAAAGTTGTGGCCAATATCTCCAATATCAGAAATGTGGGGAATTGGCCCACGAATGGAAAAAAACCTGAATAGTATGGGGATTTTTACGATTGGTCAGCTGGCAAAATACGACTTGAACTTGCTTGAAAAGAAATTCGGAATAATGGGCAATCAACTTTATTATCATGCTTGGGGGGTGGATCTATCTGAGCTGGGTGCTCCCATTATGCAAAAACAAGTCAGCTTTGGAAAAAGCCAAATTCTTTTGCGTGATTACAAAAATGAAACTGAAATTAAAACTGTTATTTTAGAAATGTGTGAAGAAGTGGCTCGTAGAACTAGAAATGCTCGAAAAGTCGGCAGAACAATCAGCTTCGGGCTTGGATATAGTAAAGATGAATTTGGTGGTGGCTTTCATCGATCCAGGACCATTGACGAACCAACTAACGTTACAATAGATATTTATAAGATTTGTCTTGAATTATTAAAGGAACATTATAGAGGGCAAACCGTAAGACAGGTTTCGATATCAATTAGTAACTTAGAGGACGATTACGAAATGCAGCTTAGCTTATTTGATGCTAACGGATGGAAAAAACGTGAGCTTGGATATGTAGTAGATAAAATAAGAAAGAAATTTGGCTCAGCTTCTCTTTTAAGAGCAGTTTCTTATACAGCAGCCGGTACAGCCAAACACAGAGCAACCCTTGTGGGAGGACACAAGGGCTAG
- a CDS encoding YolD-like family protein produces the protein MIRDRGKIKFTAFMMPEHVHLLKETIFEEKKIQKPLLDEQAIEEFELIVCEAMALNNQINIEVFNNGFINAIKGKVHFIDHLKRQLILQDEKGFSHYIPFNNLVNIIKE, from the coding sequence ATGATTCGTGATCGAGGGAAAATCAAATTTACAGCATTCATGATGCCGGAACATGTTCATTTACTAAAAGAAACCATTTTCGAAGAAAAGAAAATACAAAAACCACTACTGGATGAGCAGGCTATCGAAGAATTTGAACTTATTGTTTGCGAAGCAATGGCTTTAAATAATCAAATAAATATTGAAGTCTTTAATAATGGATTTATAAATGCGATTAAAGGAAAAGTACACTTCATTGATCACTTAAAAAGACAACTGATTCTTCAAGATGAAAAAGGATTTTCTCATTATATCCCCTTTAATAATTTAGTTAATATCATCAAAGAGTGA